The Nostoc sp. PCC 7524 nucleotide sequence GAGTGCGATCGCTCTAAATTAGTTTCAATCCCTAATAGGGATTAAGTGAAATTGCAATTAGCCCATAAAACGGGCATATTGAGCAATTTTATTGTTTCAATCCCTAATAGGGATTAAGTGAAATTGCAATGGAGTGTCAAAGTTGTGTAAAAGTTCAAGCTCTCGTTTCAATCCCTAATAGGGATTAAGTGAAATTGCAATGTGAGGGAATTATTGGTAATGACAATGATTTTTTGTTTCAATCCCTAATAGGGATTAAGTGAAATTGCAATTAGGGATTAGCTAGGGGTGACAACCATAGAAGTGATGTTTCAATCCCTAATAGGGATTAAGTGAAATTGCAATTGAAACCCCCGATGGGGTTGGTACTGCTGGAGGGAAAAGTGTTTCAATCCCTAATAGGGATTAAGTGAAATTGCAATAAAATCGGAACTGTCAGAAATTGTAATAGATTCTAGTTTCAATCCCTAATAGGGATTAAGTGAAATTGCAATAATACTAATAATATTATTAAGACTAGAAAAAATATTGCTGTTTCAATCCCTAATAGGGATTAAGTGAAATTGCAATTTGGGGTTTTTCCCTGTCAACGGTTGAAAAATTTCGTTTCAATCCCTAATAGGGATTAAGTGAAATTGCAATGTGTAATTCTCACGGGGTTAACAAAGGTACTAAAGTTTCAATCCCTAATAGGGATTAAGTGAAATTGCAATGTTATCTTTTGCGGTCAAATTGTTAGCTAAAAATCTTGTTTCAATCCCTAATAGGGATTAAGTGAAATTGCAATTTTACTGATGCAATAGGGCGATCGCTACCCACACCTAGTTTCAATCCCTAATAGGGATTAAGTGAAATTGCAATGATCATCATCCTAATCAGATCATGGCTAAATCCCGTGTTTCAATCCCTAATAGGGATTAAGTGAAATTGCAATCTGAAACACCTTCTGGCTATACTTTCACACTACCCATACAAGTTTCAATCCCTAATAGGGATTAAGTGAAATTGCAATCGCGATCGCCTGAAAGCTAATCTGTATTTGATTTTCAAGGTTCAGTTTCGCGGATGGGTAGATTATAACATGGTGACACATCAGTTGATTTAACAAAAATAACTAAAACCCCTGCTGTGTAAGGTGCGCGGATAGCTTTAATTTAATTTAACTGCAAAAGCTTGTGTGAGAAGGAATACAGCCGTTTCTCCTCAAGAGCGATTTTCTACACCTACCCATCCGCGCATTCCATATACCGAGTTTTAGTTAGGCTAGGAGTGGGAAGATGAAGAAGATGAGGGAGAATTGCTACTTTCCAATCCCCAGTCCCCAGTCCCCAGTTCCTTTTCAAATATCATGAGATGTTGCTGCGGTAAAAGGTTCTTAGTTTCTTTCCACACTAAACCAACAGCTTGCATTTCCTGACGGACTTGCTTTTGCGTCATTTTGTGCAACCGCTTAATCATAATGAAGGGATTTTCACCCCGGTATTCCACCAGCACCACTCTACCACCGGGTTTTAACGCTTTCACAATTCCTTGCATCACTTCTTGGGGATACTCAAACTCATGGTAAGCATCCACCATCAATGCTAAATCTACACTTTGAGGTGGTAAGTTGGGATTAGTGAGTGTAGCTAACACAGGCTCAACGTTAGTGATATGCTTTTCTTGCTGGAAAAACTCAATAATATCTAACATTTCTGGCTGAATATCTACCGCTAACACCTTGCCCACTGTCAGTATAGATGCAATGGGAAAGCTTAAGTAACCTGTACCAGCGCCAATATCGGCGACTACACTATCAGGCTTTAAATCCAGTGCGTTAATAATTTTACTCGGTTGTTCCTCAACTTCGCGGCTAGGTCGTTCTAGCCAACCTGCGCCTGTGTGTCCCATAACTTTGGCGATTTCTCGCCCCATGTAATACTTACCTATACCATCAGGGCTGTGAATGGCTCGCTGTTCATAAACCGCAGTAGTTGCAGGG carries:
- a CDS encoding class I SAM-dependent methyltransferase; amino-acid sequence: MMLGCWLLDVDVVAASPATTAVYEQRAIHSPDGIGKYYMGREIAKVMGHTGAGWLERPSREVEEQPSKIINALDLKPDSVVADIGAGTGYLSFPIASILTVGKVLAVDIQPEMLDIIEFFQQEKHITNVEPVLATLTNPNLPPQSVDLALMVDAYHEFEYPQEVMQGIVKALKPGGRVVLVEYRGENPFIMIKRLHKMTQKQVRQEMQAVGLVWKETKNLLPQQHLMIFEKELGTGDWGLESSNSPSSSSSSHS